GTGAGTATGATGAACACGATGCCGGAAATGAACACGGCGCCGAGCGCCGTTTGCCACGTAATCGCTCCGTTGGAGCTCAGCACCACGCTCATGAAATACGCGTTCAGCCCCATGCCCGGCGCGAGCGCGACCGGGATGTTGACGAACAATCCCATCGCGATCGTCACGAGACCGGCGCCGACCGCGGTCGCGAAGAACACCGCCTCATACGGAATGCCGGCTCCGTTCGGCCCGAGGAAAATTTGGTTGACGAACAAAATGTACGCCATCGTCATGAACGTCGTCAGCCCCGCGATCAGCTCCGTCCTGACGCTCGTCCCTCGCTCCTTCAAGCGGAATAAACGATCCATCGATCAATCCTGCCCCCTCACAGAAATACAGTTTGTATGAAGTTTTCGTCCGATTGCCAAATTTTATTTATCGCTGGTCGAACGATAGCCACGATTCATTGTAATCGCGTACATTTTTCCATGTCAATCGTTGTCGAATATTTTCCTCAAAAATTGTGCCGTTCGTTCGGTTTTGGGCCGGCCCGCGGCGAAAAAGAAAGCCGCCGAGCAGCGCTCGACGGCTTGTCCTTCCCTTATTCCCACTCGATCGTCGCCGGCGGCTTCGACGTAATGTCGTAGACGACGCGGTTGACGTTGTCGACTTCATTGACGATTCTTGTCGAAATCGTCTCGAGCACATCCCACGGGATGCGCGCCCAATCGGCGGTCATGCCGTCGATGGACGTCACGGCGCGGATGCCGACCGTGTACGAGTACGTCCGGGCGTCGCCCATGACGCCGACGCTCTTCATGTTCGGCAGCGCGGTGAAGTACTGCCAAATCTCGCGATCCAGCCCCGCCTTCGCGATTTCCTCGCGCAGGATGGCGTCGGATTCGCGCACGATGGTCAGCTTCTCCTCCGTCACTTCGCCGAGCACGCGAATCGCGAGACCCGGGCCCGGGAACGGCTGGCGCCACACGATTTCCGCCGGCAGGCCGCATTCCTCGCCGACTTTGCGCACTTCGTCCTTGAACAGCGCCTTCAGCGGCTCGACGAGCTTGAACTTGATGTCCTTCGGCAGGCCGCCGACGTTGTGGTGCGACTTGATCGTCTGCGCCGTCGCCGTACCGCTCTCGACGATGTCGGTGTACAGCGTGCCTTGGGCGAGAAATTCGAAGTCGTCGAACTTCGCGGACTCTTCTTGGAACACGTAAATAAACTCGTTCCCGATGATTTTGCGCTTTTGCTCCGGATCGTCGACGCCGGCGAGCTTGCCGAGGAACCGTTCGCGCGCGTCGATTTTGACGACCTTCATGTCGAACTTGCCGACGAACGTTTCCATGACGCTTTCGGCTTCGCCTTTGCGCAGGAGGCCGTGGTCGATGAACATGCACGTCAGCCGGTCGCCAATCGCCTTATGGATCAGGATGGCGACGACGGACGAATCGACGCCGCCGGACAAGGCGCACAGCACCTTCTTGTCGCCGACCTGCTCGCGAATGTCGCGGATCGCGTCTTCGATGAACGTCGTCATGCTCCACTCGCCTTCGCAGCCGCACACGTCGAACAGGAAGTTTTTGATCATGTCGTTGCCGTACGTCGTGTGGCGCACTTCCGGGTGGAATTGCACCGCGTACAGCCGGCGCTCTTTGTGGCTCATCGCCGCGATCGGCGCATGCTCGGTGCTCGCGTCGACCGAGAAGCCGGTCGGCGGCTCGGTCACGAGGTCGCTGTGGCTCATCCACACCTGCTGCTCCGGCTCGAGGCCGCGCGTCAGATGGCAGTCCGCGTTGAAGCGGACCATCGCTTTGCCGTATTCGCGCTTGCCTGCGCGCTCGACTTTGCCCTCGAGCTGATGGCTCATCATTTGCATGCCGTAGCAGATGCCGAGAATCGGCACGCCGAGTTCATATACGCCCGGGTCGACGAGCGGCGAGTTTTCGCCGTATACGCTGGCCGGGCCGCCCGAGAAGACGATGCCCTTCGGCGCGAGCTCGCGGATTTTGTCCGCGCTGGTGTTGTAAGGCAGCAGTTCGCTGTACACGCCGAGATCCCGGATGCGGCGCGCGATGAGCTGGTTGTACTGCCCGCCGAAGTCGAGGACGACGACGATTTCGTTCGGTTTATTCATGCGTAAGTACAAGCCCCCTAATAATAATAGAAACTATTCTACAAGATCGATCGCCGTAGTGGCAACGTTAAATGTTCGAAAGCCACGCGGAGAGCGTCTCGTTGAACGCTTCGGGGCGCTCCACATTGGGCAAATGTCCCGCCTCGGGAACGATCCGGAGCTCGGCGCGGGGAATCGCGGACGCCATGCGGCGGGCGAGGTCGGGCGGCGTGATCGCGTCATCCTCGCCGACGACGACGAGCGTCGGCACGCGGATGTCGGCCAGCATCGGCGTCCGGTCCGGCCGCTCCGCCATGCCGAGCGCCGCGGCGGCGATCGCCGCCGGCTTCGCCGTCAGCATGATGCGCTCCGCCTCCCGCGCCGCCTCCGGCCGCAGCTCCAGCGTCGTCTTCGACACCAGCTTGCCGAGCATCGCGTCGACGGCGACGCGCGCGCCCTCCGCCAGCACGTTCTCCGCGAGCTTCCGCCGGCCGGCCTTCCCTTCCTCGGTGTCGGCCTCGGCCTTCGTGTCGACGAGCGCGAGCGCCGCGACCCGCTCCGGATAGCGCTCCAGCAGCGTGAACGCGACGTAGCCGCCCATCGAGAGGCCCACGACGACGGCTTTCGCCGCGCCGGCTTCATCGAGCGCCGCAACTGCGACGTCGGCCATCGCTTCCA
The DNA window shown above is from Paenibacillus sp. and carries:
- the guaA gene encoding glutamine-hydrolyzing GMP synthase; this encodes MNKPNEIVVVLDFGGQYNQLIARRIRDLGVYSELLPYNTSADKIRELAPKGIVFSGGPASVYGENSPLVDPGVYELGVPILGICYGMQMMSHQLEGKVERAGKREYGKAMVRFNADCHLTRGLEPEQQVWMSHSDLVTEPPTGFSVDASTEHAPIAAMSHKERRLYAVQFHPEVRHTTYGNDMIKNFLFDVCGCEGEWSMTTFIEDAIRDIREQVGDKKVLCALSGGVDSSVVAILIHKAIGDRLTCMFIDHGLLRKGEAESVMETFVGKFDMKVVKIDARERFLGKLAGVDDPEQKRKIIGNEFIYVFQEESAKFDDFEFLAQGTLYTDIVESGTATAQTIKSHHNVGGLPKDIKFKLVEPLKALFKDEVRKVGEECGLPAEIVWRQPFPGPGLAIRVLGEVTEEKLTIVRESDAILREEIAKAGLDREIWQYFTALPNMKSVGVMGDARTYSYTVGIRAVTSIDGMTADWARIPWDVLETISTRIVNEVDNVNRVVYDITSKPPATIEWE
- a CDS encoding alpha/beta fold hydrolase; this encodes MRPNETTLLFLHGFPLSPEMWAPQKEAFEALGYRTVIPDLRLDDSPATMEAMADVAVAALDEAGAAKAVVVGLSMGGYVAFTLLERYPERVAALALVDTKAEADTEEGKAGRRKLAENVLAEGARVAVDAMLGKLVSKTTLELRPEAAREAERIMLTAKPAAIAAAALGMAERPDRTPMLADIRVPTLVVVGEDDAITPPDLARRMASAIPRAELRIVPEAGHLPNVERPEAFNETLSAWLSNI